Part of the Deltaproteobacteria bacterium genome is shown below.
CCCATGGACGAACCAGTCGTAGCGCCGGTGGACATTTACCGTTCAAAGCTCCTTGTAACAGTGGTCGGCAAGGCTTCATAACATGTCTTTATAATTGTCTTTTCCGTGGGGGGACAGCCCATCAGGAGGATAAAATGTCTTTCGAGTTCAGCACCAAGGCAGGATGCCAGGAGTACTTCACCAAGGCCCACGAGATGTTTCGGAAGGCCGTGGCGGATTTCGTGAAAAAGGAGATACTCCCTTTTGTGGATGAGTGGGAGGAGGCGGGCGAGTTTCCCCGCGAGCTTTACAAAAAGGCCGGTGACGCGGACATATTATCCATCTGCTACCCTGAGGATGTGGGCGGAACACCGGCTGACGTGTTTTTCGCGGTAACGCTCACCGAAGAGCTGATGAAATGCACCTCGGCGGGGCTTGTGGCAAGCCTGGGAAGCCACGGGATCTCGATTCCGCCCATAGTGCGCCACGGAACGCCGGACCAGAAAAAGCGCTTCGTGGAGCCGGTTTTGAGGGGCGAGAGGATTTCCGCCCTTGGAATCACGGAGCCGGGGGGCGGCTCGGACGTCGCCAACATCCAGACAACAGCCTTGCGCGAGGGCGATTTCTACTTGGTGAACGGCTCCAAAACCTTCATCACCTCCGGCTGCCGGGCGGACCAGATAACGACAGCGGTGCGTACTGGCGGGCCGGGTCACGCCGGAATCAGCTTTCTTCTCATCGAAACGAACACCCCCGGTTTCAAGGTGGGGGCGAAACTCAAAAAGATGGGCTGGTGGGCCTCGGACACCGCAGAGCTTTATTTCGACAACTGCAGGGTTCCGGCTGAAAACCTTATCGGCGCGGAAAACGGCGGGTTTTACATCATAATGGAAAACTTCCAGACCGAGCGGCTTTCCCTTGCCATAATGGCCAATACCACCAGTGAAATCGCGCTCAACGAGGCGCAGAAGTACGCAAAGGAGCGCCACGCATTCGGAAAGCCAATTTCTGCCTTCCAGGTGACACGGCACAAGCTGGCGGACATGGCCACCCTTTTGACCGCAAGCAAGGAATTCACCTACCGGGTGGCGGCCAAAATCGACGCGGGCCAGAACATGGTGAAGGAAGTTAGCATGGCCAAGAACTTCGCCTGCTCGGTAGCCGACAAGGTGACGTACGACGCGGTGCAGATTTTCGGCGGCGCGGGCTACATGCGCGGAACAGTGGTGGAGAGGCTTTTCCGCGACAACCGCATTCTTTCCATCGGCGGCGGAACCCAGGAGATAATGAAGGAGATCATCTCGAAACTCATGTGACGGGTGGTTTTTCCCATCGGAAAAAAATGCCGGGGCCCGACGTTTCGGGGCTCCGGCATTTTTTTCGCCAGCCGTCCGTTCTCCCGGCCGCGTCATTCGGCGAACCACTTGAGCCAGACAACCGCCACCGCCAGGACCAACATGAGGATGCCCGTCAGCCAGTAGGCCAGGGTGTGCTTCTCCTCGGCGTAGGGGTCGTTCATAAGCCTTTCAGCCCCGGCGGGGAGCTTGGCGAGGGAAGTCAGGCTGTGGCCGAAGGCGATGTTGATCTTGGCCCTTGTGTTCACCGCCCAGCCGGACGCGTCCAGAAGCGGCCCAAGGTTCCTCTGGCGCAATTTAAGCCACGCCATGAGCATTGAAGGCCCTGAAATCAGGAGAATAATTCCGATCAACGCAATGGGCATCTTCCACCAGGAAAGGGCCATGAAGCCGGTCACCACCGAGGCTATGGCGGTGCCTATGGCACCCACCGCAAGACCGATGGCTGCGAAGATTCCGGCGAAGCGGGCCACGTCGAAGGGGGCGGGAAGAGCTCCGGGCTTGGGCGCGGGTTTTGACTCCTCCAACTTTTTACCGGCATCGGCGATTTTTGCGGCCCCCGCGTCCCCTACGGCCTTGTCCTTGGCCGCCGCGAACTTATCCACCTGCTCGCCTATCATGCGGGCGACCCGCTTGTAGGGAGCGAAAAACGCCTGCCTGATGCTTATGGGATGCTCCACTATCTTCACTATGGTTGCGTCCCAGTCATTGCCGGCCTTGTCGTAGAACACCCCGTTCCGGCCCACCATCAACTGGTCGCCGTCGCCGTTGGTCACCGCTCCCGCGATGGTCATTTTGGCGTCTGAGCCTTTGCGTGTGCAGTCGCAATAGGCCAGGTACATGCGGCTCAAGCCCGCAAGCGCGCCGTGCTTTGCCATGTCGTGAACCTTCACGCAAAGGTCCAGGGCCTTGCCGTCAATGTAAAGTGTTCCGGCCTGAAAAACAGCCGTATCCAGCCCCTTGTAAAACTCGGCAAACGACACGAAATTAGTAAGCAGCCTGTGAAGGTCGCGGGTGTAGCGCACCAATCGTTTTACGGAAGAGACCGACTCGAATTCGACCTTTTTGGCCTCGTCCATTTCGATCAAGGAAATTATGGCTTCTCTTACCCCGCCTTCAATAATCTCCCGAACCCTTTTGCGACCAAGCTTTTCAACGGATGTTTCCACGCGCTTGGCTATGGTTTCCTCGTAACGGGCAAATCGTGAAACAAGATCGCCAAACTCATTCTCGGTAAGGCTGTCTTTGGGACCGATGAGCGGAACCACGACTTTGGAGGAGAAATCCTTCATGGCGGCCAGAAACGCCGGGTTGACTCCCTCGAACATCGGCAGGGGGCGTCCGGGAGCCACTGGGGCAAGCGGGAAACGGGCGATGGATGCAAGGGAGGCCGAAAGCTCCTCGCCCGATATCGCCTCGTAATCGGCGGGGGTAAGGTTCAGGGCCGCGCCCGCCTCGGCGTCGAAGCCCGCAAGGCGGCAGCGGA
Proteins encoded:
- a CDS encoding acyl-CoA dehydrogenase family protein: MSFEFSTKAGCQEYFTKAHEMFRKAVADFVKKEILPFVDEWEEAGEFPRELYKKAGDADILSICYPEDVGGTPADVFFAVTLTEELMKCTSAGLVASLGSHGISIPPIVRHGTPDQKKRFVEPVLRGERISALGITEPGGGSDVANIQTTALREGDFYLVNGSKTFITSGCRADQITTAVRTGGPGHAGISFLLIETNTPGFKVGAKLKKMGWWASDTAELYFDNCRVPAENLIGAENGGFYIIMENFQTERLSLAIMANTTSEIALNEAQKYAKERHAFGKPISAFQVTRHKLADMATLLTASKEFTYRVAAKIDAGQNMVKEVSMAKNFACSVADKVTYDAVQIFGGAGYMRGTVVERLFRDNRILSIGGGTQEIMKEIISKLM